The following DNA comes from Astatotilapia calliptera chromosome 6, fAstCal1.2, whole genome shotgun sequence.
GAGTTCAAAGGAAAAGGACTCTCGTTTTCCATCGGTGAGTCTGCTGCAGCCGGCACGCCGCCTCACTGAAGGTGACGCGAGCCTGAAACAAACTGAGGCGGCGTGGCTGTCCTACCTCACTGTGATGCCAATGGCGCCTTCGTTTCCTGCAGCCTGTCGGTCTTTGTGTGTCCGCAGGAGGTCAGATCAGCTTTGACGTGTTTCCTGACGGCTGGGATAAAAGGTACTGCCTCGGCATCGTGGAGAAGGACGACTACTCCACCATCCACTTCTTTGGAGACAAGACCAaacctgtgagtctgtgtcacGTGACTCCTCACGGAGGCAGAATATCAGCGGCAGGTAAACGATGGCCGGTCGGGTCAAAGAGTCGTTCCTGGAAACATCTGTTTCATTATTCCTGAAATGCAGCTGGATCCAGCAGCAAGCTGAACACCGCAGCTCCTGTAGTGTCCAGCAGGGGCAGCAGTGAGTCCGTCCCCGTGTTAAACGAACTGTTTACAGCCCgagaccaaaaaaagaaatcagtagATTCTTTCTGTCATCACAAAGTCTGTGCAGGTGGAGGAAACGACAGGTTTAAGCAGTGCAGTAACTCTGAGAATGTAATCTTACATCATAAGTACTTGTAATGAGTGGCTTATGACACCTGTCTCCTTATTCTAGCGGGGCTGACTTTAAGTATTTatatgtttaataaataaatactaataatACTTATACTGTCATTGCAGGGAGTTAGTTTGTACCCAGAACATCAGTGCagcatgtctgtgtgagcatgTCCACTGTAGAGAGTAAACAGTGTGTTATAGAGCAGGACGCCGTTTACATCGCGGGCCACATTCAGCACACCTGAGTGGGCGGGGCCGCTGAAACGCCCCTGACGGCACAGTCAGGTTACTCCGACTGTGATCCTCCTGTGAGGTCACTCAGAGGAGTTTCCGTCCTTGTTCGTCTTTATTACGCCGCTCTGTGAATGTTCGAGTCTTCATCGgcccccaggccttatgtttaACACCCCTGGTGCAGACAGATGAATCTTCGGTCCTCAGACCGGCCGGCAGGGTCTGAATGTCTCGTCGTTTCATGTTTTTACGGCTCAGGGTGGAACATGACCTGTTTCAAACATCTGGCATGTTCAGTGGTCACCGTGCAACACTTGCAGCTGTTTGACGCTGTGTTTGAAGGACACACAGATGTGCGACTGTCAACCTGCAGCGAGTTTGGGGCCAAACTTTTCCACCAACCTCGTTTAACGTGCCGCTTCGTTGAGTCGTGAGCTGCAGCACGGCTCATCTTTCTGTGCGTCTCTGTCTTCACGTCAGGGAGGAAACGATTACGAGATCTACTGCGACCCCCGGACCGTCGGCCACGAGGTGTCCAGCCCGGAGGAGACGCGGCGCCTGTGCGAGCAGCTCTTCTTCTCCTGAGCTCAAACGCCTGCCAGCTGTGACTGCGCGTCACCTATAACAACAGACGGGAGGAGGAGCTGATGAACGCTGACGTGACTTTTTGATTGTAGCTGCTTGTTTGGTCGGGGTTGGTGGGTTTGTCTTTCTGTGATCTGTGTGTTTGATTCCACGGGACACGCTGAGCCTCCGCGTACGGAGGACTGTTCGGGGAAGCCCCTCCAGCCTCACGCTGTGGGCGGAGTGAGGAAGTGGGCGGAGCAATGACACGCAGCTGTGGTTTACCATCCTCCTGTCTGAGTGTAAATAAAGGTGGGTGACATCACAGCTGTACTGGAACGGTTCGCCACTCTGTTGTCCATCTTTGttatacagtctgtgtttccAGGAGTGAAGTAGCAGCTGATCCTGTTACGACGAGGCCGTTTTATGCAACGTGGAAAATCATAGCCATGCTTTAAATAATCATGTGATGTTTCTGTACATGACGACGTTACTGTTAACAGCGAGGGGAATAAAAGGGAGCCGACGCTCTGAAACGCGACTCGTTCTTACGGCGATTTCCCTCCAAAGACCAAAAGAGTTCATCCCAGATGTGATCCAGCAGCTAACGGGAAGGACGTGGATTTGAAAAGGACGAATCATAGAGATTAATCTTCATCCATTCACTTGATtctcctttattttgaaaaacctgtttttaaattttcaaaataatatttttaacaaagatttttgagtgatttgattttttttttaaaatgtaaatccaTTTTCCTTTCAGCTTTTAATAGTTCCTTAATTACTttatttagataataatttatAATTGGAATTACTAATGCATATTTTATTGCCCCAATTAATTATTAACTCATGAAATGTTTAGACTTTCTTGGTCCTCCATATTTATTAAACTTGTCTCGTAATTTAACGATTGCATTCGATACATCACCagaagctacatccatctttgatatacagtctgtgtttctgtgagctTGCctgaagctgaaaatgtttatttgcatgatttaaTTTTCCAGGATTATAAACACATAAAGGAATAAACTTAGATATTAAATATGGAAGATTCAATATTCAGTTACATTAAATTACTTGGATATTTCCTCATCTACAGAAGTTGAACATCTGTGAACATCTGCATGTTTCCTTCCACCAGCtgtgctgcatcactgacaTCAGTGATGTTGTGATGGTTCATAAACTTCCTGCTGCAGGACGGTGGCTGCGCTGATGTTCAGTGTTTGAAACGTGGACTGTaaaatgtaatctgattacaaaTGTGGTAAGAAAAAGGTTTGGCCTTATGCTGACTCCTGATTGGAGGAGAGCTGCGTGCTCCTGCGTTTAAATgatgatggaaatgaaaatatcagttttcttgtttttcctgctGCAGCTTTTTATTGGTCGATCGTCTGTCGTCAATAAAAGGTCATTTTCTGTTAGagctttaaaaccagactgaGACACCGctctgacctttaacctctgacCTCCTCCAGCAGTTCACACATTGGGAGAAATCCTAACTTTGCATATTTAATGAAGTAATACAATGTTCTTTTATCATAATTATTTTCTGTGGACCATCAAATTATGTTTAATCCACATcgttgctgcagcatttttgagCCTTCGCAGCTTCATCGCCACAGGAGACAGAAATGCGACGTTTCAGATAGAAGCTCGTGGAGCAGCTGCACGCTCACATCTAAAGATCAGTACAGCCACGAGAAACAGGGCTACCAAAAACCTTCTTCTCATTTAGAGCTGTTTCACATTACTCCCACACGGAGGCGCTGTGGGGCTGGTCTTCCAGGTAGGATCGCTCCTCATGGAGGCTAAACATGCGACGGGGCAAACCAAAGACACCTCTGACCTCCTGCACCCATGAGAGTTAAATAAATCTGTTAAATCGGATGTTTCCTGTTTAAACTTCATGTTTTTGCAGTGAACTCTCAAAGACCAGAGCAGCAGCTTGTTTCTGCTCACCGAGTGaaaactgctgctgtcagactaaAGAAGGGCCTGCGTCTGAAGCTCGTCTTGTTTCAGGTGTGCAGCTGTGATCAGTGCAAACCTACCAAAGGAAACCTGACAAGAAACAGCAGGAAGTGTTTGTCAGGGCGGATGAAGCTTCTCAGAGTAACGGAAGCTTTAGTTGAAACCATTTCATCTTCAAACACGAGTCTTTGTCAACACCTGACTCAGATACTGGTGAGTGCAGCGGTTTGTAAACTCAATGTTTCAGGTTGGGGATTAAACCAACAGCTTTGTAGAGCGTGCTCTGATTGTAGCTGTCAGACTCATTCAGAGAGGGCAGCTTTGTTCTTGCTGCAGTGAGTAAGATGATGTTCAGGTCTTCAGTGGTGGCACTACACTGACTTTTACATTTGTCAGCTTATCAGGTACAAAATCTGAACACTGGGTTTTCAAAGTATGTTAAAGCTGTGAATGCACCAACCAAATGAAAAAACAGAGTACAAGATACAGACTGAGGTCAAATTTCAAATGAGCAAATAAGAAAATGTCAATTTTCACTCAGTCTGAGACGTAAAAGATAAAAACCTCATATAATTAGTAAAAAGTGAAGATTAAACTGTTTTACCTGAGCTGACGGTATGTTTGCCTGCAACAGTCAAAACACGTGTTTGGTCACATGCCTGTCAAACCAACACACTTTTGAAGCCATTTATGGGATGCATGACAGGAAGTTCACTTCACAGATCACGACAAGGTGCCTATATCATGGTCATgtgataatacagagaaaacccaatttggcaacagtgggaaggaaataCTCACTTTTAACCGCGGGTTAGGGTTGAGGGGAGGAAGTGAGCACCaagacacactgtgggagagCCAGAGTGGCATATAAACCACAGgccccccggcagcctacgtctattgcagcataactaagggaggattcagggtcacctggtccagccctaactatatgctttagcaaaaaggaaagtttgaagcctgatcttgaaagtagagatagtgtctgtctcctgaatccaaactggaagctggttccacagaagaggggcctgaaaactgaaggctctgcctcccatacTTCCTTTATCCAAGGAACAACAAGTTAGTCAACAgtctgagagcgaagtgctctaatagggtgatatggtactacaaggtcattaagataagatggggcctgattatttaagaccttgtatgtgaggagcaggattttgaatttggCGAATGCCTGAACCACCACAGCTCTCTGCTTTTCATGTGGAGAAGTAGCGAGTAACCAGCCCCCCTttggagaaagctcatttctgtAGTTTGTGTCTACAGTCGTTGTCTTTCAGTTGCTGCCCAGAGTTCTTGACTATGGGAGAGGCTGAAGACTATGAGACGGTCCCAAAGCACCCCCAGCCTCTGAGGGATGTCGCTGTATGTCGTCTCCAATTCCACAGTTGTAGACTAGATGGACAAACTCTCACACACTTGAACTGAGGATGATATCTGCATTGTTCCTTGTGTGTCTGAGGTTAAACTATAAATGCACAAACTCTACTTTCCAGTACGCTAGCCTCCCAAGGAGGCTAAGGAGTGTGATCCCTCTGTAGTTGAAGGACACTGTCCgatcccccttcttaaagaacAACCATCACAGTCTGCCAATCCAGAGGCACCACCCCACATCTCCACTGAAAGTATCATAGTGTGTCAACAATGACACGCCTACAACATCCAGGCCCTTCAGGAGCTTGGGGCGATCCTCATCCAGCCCAGGAGCCTGGCCTCCAAAGAGTTGTTTCACTGCGCCGGTGACCTCACCCTCCGAGATGGTTGAGTAATTCCCAGCCCCTGCCTCATAGAGGATCAATCAGTGGCATTCGGGAGGTCCTCAAAGTATGTCTTCGACCACCTGTTGAAGAGTTAGGGTTAGGACCCCACCTTGGGCTTTCCCCTCCGGAGTCGCCTGATGGTTTGCCAGAATTACTATGAGGCAGACCGAAAGTCTTTTCATTGGCCTGAATGGATTTAACAGGTAAccagtgaagagaagccaacatggcagagcctggttctgcctctgcctgttaaaagggagtttttccttcccactgtcaccaagtgcttgttcgTAGGGGGTCACCTTTTGATTTCTCTGAATCACTGCAGGCTCGTTACAGTATACAGCTGCTgttgctatatgaataaaagtgaatttaaaATTGAAGTGAATATCTGGAGGTCACTGCTTGAACTTATGGTTGTTGTCACACTTTCATATTTCTAAACAACAATTATTTGCTTACAATATTAACTTTGACTTCTGTTCTCAGACTGCAGACATGTCTGCTGCCACCAATCTGCTGTCTGACGATGAGCTTCTGTGCCCCATCTGTCCAGATGTGTTCACTGATCCGGTCACCACACCTTGTGGACACAACTTCTGCAAAAAGTGCATCACTCAGCACTGGGATATTAATTTTCCATGTCAGTGTACAGTATGTAAAAAGGCGTTTCCCAATAGACCTCAGCTGAGGGTGAACACTTTGCTGTCTGAGATGGTTGCTCAGAGACGTGAAGCTCAGCAGAAAGCAGAAGTTCCCTGTGACGTCTGCACTGGACCCAGACTGAAGGCCCTGAAGTCCTGCCTGGTGTGTCTGACCTCCTACTGTCAGACTCACCTGGAGCCTCATCTGACAGCTACAAGTCTGAAAAGACATCAGCTGATTGAGCCTGTGGAGAACCTGGAAAGCAGGATGTGTAGGAAGCACGATAAACATCTGGAGCTGTTCTGTAAGACCGACCAGACATGTGTCTGCATGCTCTGCTCTGTTCTAGATCACAAGGCTCATGAAGTTGTTCCTCTGAGAGAAGAATACGAAGGAAAGAAGGCAGAGCTGGAGAAGACAGAGGCTGAGATTCAGCAGATGATCCAGAAGAGACGACTGAAGATTCAGGAGATCAAAGAGTCGGTGAAGATGAGGAAAgatgctgcagacagacagaaagcagaaggTGTTCAGGTCCTCACGGCTCTGATGGAGTCTGTTGAGAGACGCCTGAAGGAGCTCATAAAGGAGATCgaagacaaacaggaagctaCAGAGAAACAGGCTGAAGGACTCATCAAAGATCTGGAACAGGAAATCTCTGAGCTGATGGAGAGAAGATCTgaggtggagcagctctcacactctgaagaccacctccacctcctccataGCTTCTCCTCCCTGAAAGCTGCTCTAAGCACCAAGGACTGGACAGAGGTCAGAGTCCGTCCACCATCATATGAGGGGACCGTGGGGAGAGCTGTGGAGACACTCAGGAAAGACATGAAGAAGCTGTTTGAGGCTGCAGAGCTGAAGAGGGTCCAGCAGGATGCAGTGGACGTGACTCTGGATCCTGATACAGCAAATCCTTATCTCATCCTGTCTGATGATGGAAAACAAGTGAATCATGGTGATGTGAGGAAGAAACTTCCGGACAACCCAGAGAGattttctcagtgtgtttgtgttttagcaGAGCAGAGTTTCTCTTCAGGCAGATTTTACTTTGAGGTTCAGGTTAAAGGAAAGACTGACTGGGACTTAGGAGTGTCCACAGAGTCGATCAACAGGAAGGGAAACATCAGACTGAGACCTCAGAACGGTCTCTGGACTGTTTGTCTGAGAAATGGAAGTGAGTACAAAGCTTGTGCCGCCCCTCCGGTCCGTCTCTGTCTCCGGTCTGGTCCTGAGAAGGTGGGGGTGTTTGTGGACTATGAGGAGGGTCTAGTCTCCTTCTATGACGTAGATGCTGCAGCTCTGATCTACTCGTTCACTGGCTGCTCCTTCACAGAGAAGCTCTTCCCGTACTTTTGTCCTTGTACTAGTGATGATGGTAAAAACTCTGCACCACTGCTGATCACTGCTGTCGATCACACGAACTAGAAATCTGGTCTGATCCTGTGTGAGGAACATTTTCACTGGTGACTCTGTGGTTTTGCTCATGTTTATTTTCAGATTCTGACTGATTGGTTTTTGTTATTAAGTGTACTCACACTCACAGCCTCGTGCTGATTTTAATTCTTAAAACTATgtgaattagtttttttttttattttgaaggaaacTTCAATTTTACCTGAATTCAAAGGGAATATTTGGGTACTCCagattcctcccacagtccacagtGGGATTAACGATGATTCTGAAATTCACATAAGTGTCTGTGGACCTGTACAGGGGGT
Coding sequences within:
- the LOC113023507 gene encoding E3 ubiquitin-protein ligase TRIM21-like, giving the protein MKLLRVTEALVETISSSNTSLCQHLTQILTADMSAATNLLSDDELLCPICPDVFTDPVTTPCGHNFCKKCITQHWDINFPCQCTVCKKAFPNRPQLRVNTLLSEMVAQRREAQQKAEVPCDVCTGPRLKALKSCLVCLTSYCQTHLEPHLTATSLKRHQLIEPVENLESRMCRKHDKHLELFCKTDQTCVCMLCSVLDHKAHEVVPLREEYEGKKAELEKTEAEIQQMIQKRRLKIQEIKESVKMRKDAADRQKAEGVQVLTALMESVERRLKELIKEIEDKQEATEKQAEGLIKDLEQEISELMERRSEVEQLSHSEDHLHLLHSFSSLKAALSTKDWTEVRVRPPSYEGTVGRAVETLRKDMKKLFEAAELKRVQQDAVDVTLDPDTANPYLILSDDGKQVNHGDVRKKLPDNPERFSQCVCVLAEQSFSSGRFYFEVQVKGKTDWDLGVSTESINRKGNIRLRPQNGLWTVCLRNGSEYKACAAPPVRLCLRSGPEKVGVFVDYEEGLVSFYDVDAAALIYSFTGCSFTEKLFPYFCPCTSDDGKNSAPLLITAVDHTN